Proteins encoded by one window of Sciurus carolinensis chromosome 12, mSciCar1.2, whole genome shotgun sequence:
- the Fam107b gene encoding protein FAM107B isoform X3: protein MAEPDYIEDDNPELIRPQKLINPVKTSRNHQDLHRELLMNQKRGLAPQNKPELQKVMEKRKRDQVIKQKEEEAQKKKSDLEIELLKRQQKLEQLELEKQKLQEEQENAPEFVKVKGNLRRTGQEVAQAQES from the exons ATGGCTGAGCCAGACTACATAGAAGATGACAATCCGGAACTCATCAGGCCCCAGAAATTGATCAATCCTGTCAAAACATCCCGAAACCATCAAGATCTTCACAGAGAACTCCTTATGAATCAAAAAAG gggtCTTGCCCCTCAGAATAAACCAGAATTGCAGAAGGTGATGGAAAAGAGAAAACGAGACCAAGTAAtaaagcagaaggaagaagaagcacAAAAGAAGAAATCCGACCTGgaaatagaacttttaaaacGGCAGCAGAAGTTGGAGCAG cTTGAACTTGAGAAGCAGAAATTGCAAGAAGAGCAAGAAAATGCCCCGGAGTTTGTGAAGGTGAAAGGCAATCTCAGGAGAACAGGCCAAGAGGTGGCCCAAGCCCAGGAGTCCTAG